A section of the Engystomops pustulosus chromosome 3, aEngPut4.maternal, whole genome shotgun sequence genome encodes:
- the GPR119 gene encoding glucose-dependent insulinotropic receptor, translating to MTWKVLVESAGDQSQKMSSAIYAALHIVLSVLIPAANVLVIVILSKLLKKKRCKSYIFILNLAAADLLVGLMCIMEALDDIFDGDFDRNLFFCLLRLCFTVTPCIGSMLTLLLISLDRYLAVRMPLYYIKIMNSKCVGISLAILWVLSFFVGHIPLITPSLQHNNYTGICGLFYAAKSDYLYILCFVIFLPALVTIVCLHTAVGRIAYVHHRRIQRTRAIGALPNNHPSHSSHFKAARTVLIVIVCFTLSWGPYYITGIIQATCTSCKLVDLLKDILFVLGEANSLLNPIIYTFSCRDIRSYLYKHIICRRRKVKPQGLALVQFANIGEAAIHEDSTMAQTSGDTGQNLSIFIGNGGYCKSTS from the coding sequence ATGACATGGAAAGTACTTGTAGAGTCTGCAGGTGACCAGTCCCAGAAGATGTCCAGCGCCATCTATGCTGCTCTCCACATTGTCCTCAGTGTCCTCATCCCAGCTGCCAACGTCCTGGTCATTGTCATCTTGTCCAAACTGCTGAAGAAGAAGCGCTGCAAGAGTTACATCTTCATCCTGAACCTGGCTGCTGCAGACCTCCTGGTGGGGCTCATGTGCATCATGGAAGCCCTGGATGATATCTTTGATGGAGACTTTGATAGGAACTTATTCTTCTGCTTGTTGAGGTTGTGCTTCACAGTTACTCCTTGCATTGGATCAATGTTAACCCTCCTCCTGATCTCCCTGGACAGATACCTGGCTGTGAGGATGCCTCTGTATTACATCAAGATCATGAATAGTAAGTGTGTTGGTATTTCTCTGGCAATTCTCTGGGTGCTCTCCTTCTTTGTTGGCCACATTCCCTTGATAACCCCTTCACTGCAGCACAACAATTACACAGGGATCTGTGGACTCTTCTATGCAGCCAAGAGTGACTATCTGTACATTCTGTGCTTTGTCATCTTCCTTCCAGCCTTAGTGACTATagtgtgtcttcacactgctgttggaAGGATTGCCTATGTCCATCATAGAAGGATCCAAAGGACCAGGGCTATTGGTGCACTTCCTAACAACCACCCATCACATTCATCCCATTTTAAGGCAGCCAGGACCGTTCTTATAGTCATTGTCTGCTTTACCCTATCATGGGGACCTTACTACATCACTGGAATCATCCAAGCCACCTGCACCTCCTGCAAGCTTGTGGACTTACTAAAGGATATCTTATTTGTACTTGGAGAAGCAAATTCCCTCTTGAATCCTATCATCTATACCTTTTCCTGCAGAGACATAAGAAGCTACCTATACAAGCATATCATctgcagaaggaggaaggtgaAGCCCCAGGGGCTAGCATTAGTCCAGTTTGCCAATATTGGAGAAGCAGCCATACATGAAGACTCTACAATGGCCCAGACATCTGGTGACACTGGCCAGAACCTGTCCATTTTCATAGGTAATGGAGGATACTGTAAGAGCACATCTTGA